A window of the Anaeromyxobacter sp. genome harbors these coding sequences:
- a CDS encoding type II toxin-antitoxin system Phd/YefM family antitoxin, whose product MGIHRVRMMAARRKLGELVNRAHLNDEAFRLERDGEPVAVLVSVRRWNRQEAELRALKPSGDAPAGEDAEPVPF is encoded by the coding sequence ATGGGTATCCACCGAGTCCGCATGATGGCCGCCCGCCGCAAGCTGGGCGAGCTGGTGAACCGGGCGCACCTCAACGACGAGGCGTTCCGGCTGGAGCGCGACGGCGAGCCGGTCGCCGTGCTGGTGAGCGTCCGTCGCTGGAACCGCCAGGAGGCCGAGCTGCGCGCCCTCAAGCCTTCCGGCGACGCGCCGGCCGGTGAAGACGCCGAGCCGGTCCCCTTCTAG
- a CDS encoding metal-dependent hydrolase, which translates to MAGQGGAVYAAALAGWATHAPLDACTSYGTQLLWPFSDQRIAWNVVSIVDPVITLPLLLGVVLAAWLRSAWPAAAALAVALAWLGVGALQHARAADAQGALAAARGHEVVRSLVDPSLANVVLWRSLYQTPDGRLHADALRLPLAGSTVTVRPGASTLAVRAEELTSLPAAAPAAVARAARVWFWFTDGWVGRLPGAGLVLADHRYAADPAGLAPLWAMTLRPEDPVAPVGRSSPRFEGRGLADLWREVAGRDRRHLPIPAVAHRPGAL; encoded by the coding sequence GTGGCGGGCCAGGGCGGGGCGGTCTACGCCGCCGCGCTGGCAGGCTGGGCGACCCACGCCCCCCTCGACGCCTGCACCAGCTACGGCACGCAGCTCCTCTGGCCCTTCTCCGACCAGCGCATCGCCTGGAACGTGGTCTCCATCGTCGACCCGGTGATCACCCTGCCCCTGCTCCTCGGGGTGGTGCTGGCCGCCTGGTTGCGGAGCGCCTGGCCGGCCGCGGCCGCGCTGGCCGTGGCGCTGGCCTGGCTCGGGGTGGGCGCCCTGCAGCACGCCCGCGCCGCCGACGCCCAGGGGGCCCTGGCCGCCGCCCGCGGCCACGAGGTGGTGCGTTCCCTCGTCGATCCCTCCCTCGCCAACGTGGTGCTCTGGCGAAGCCTCTACCAGACGCCCGACGGCCGGCTCCACGCCGATGCCCTGCGCCTGCCGCTCGCCGGGAGCACCGTGACGGTGCGCCCCGGGGCCAGCACGCTGGCGGTCCGCGCCGAGGAGCTCACCTCGTTGCCGGCGGCCGCTCCCGCCGCCGTGGCTCGGGCCGCCCGCGTCTGGTTCTGGTTCACCGACGGCTGGGTCGGGAGGCTCCCGGGCGCCGGGCTGGTGCTGGCGGACCACCGCTACGCCGCCGACCCCGCCGGCCTGGCGCCGCTCTGGGCCATGACGCTGCGGCCGGAGGACCCCGTGGCGCCGGTGGGCCGCTCCAGTCCTCGCTTCGAGGGACGCGGGCTGGCCGACCTGTGGCGCGAGGTCGCTGGCCGGGACCGGAGACACCTCCCCATCCCCGCGGTCGCGCACCGGCCCGGCGCGCTCTAG
- a CDS encoding recombinase family protein: MNAAAYLRVSSDQQDVATQRHAVERAAAARGDTIAAVYSEKVSGGTMARPELRRLRADVAAGRVGRLYVYALDRLTRTGILDTFALVAELRQGGAELVTVADPFDLAGPAAEVIVAVMAWAAQQERRRLNERLAAARVRVEAAGGRWGRPARLDAGQLIEVAARVRAGEAVRAIAVAMKVPRSTVGRVAAQVNASDQTSAPSQKPPAERRPASRRKGASEPPPSS; encoded by the coding sequence GTGAACGCCGCCGCTTACCTCCGGGTCAGCTCCGACCAGCAAGACGTGGCGACCCAGCGCCACGCCGTCGAGCGGGCCGCCGCCGCCCGGGGCGACACCATCGCCGCCGTCTACTCCGAGAAGGTCAGCGGCGGCACCATGGCCCGCCCGGAGCTGCGCCGCCTCCGGGCGGATGTGGCGGCCGGGCGGGTGGGGCGCCTCTACGTGTACGCGCTCGACCGGCTCACCCGCACCGGCATCCTAGACACGTTCGCCCTAGTGGCCGAGCTGCGCCAGGGCGGCGCCGAGCTGGTGACCGTGGCCGACCCATTCGACCTCGCCGGCCCGGCCGCGGAAGTCATCGTGGCTGTGATGGCATGGGCCGCCCAGCAAGAGCGGCGGCGCCTCAACGAGCGGCTGGCCGCCGCCCGGGTGCGCGTCGAGGCGGCCGGCGGGAGGTGGGGCCGCCCCGCCCGCCTCGACGCGGGGCAGCTCATCGAGGTGGCCGCCCGGGTACGAGCCGGCGAGGCCGTCCGGGCTATCGCCGTCGCCATGAAGGTCCCCCGCTCGACCGTCGGCCGGGTGGCCGCCCAGGTGAACGCGAGCGACCAGACGTCTGCCCCGTCCCAGAAACCCCCCGCCGAGCGGCGCCCCGCTTCCCGGCGGAAAGGGGCCTCCGAGCCCCCCCCGTCCAGTTAG
- a CDS encoding ATP-binding protein, with amino-acid sequence MSAHGTFGPRAHELVLGVPGSGKTTLVRALVERSGAARVVYFDPADDFAADGEVFSPADLEAEPRNVLAGRFLRVVVAAGRDPDRDVAAEFAAVVEACRSVADLGGLVLVADEVGDYSRRADQHLTRLHRNGHHDGVASVLVSQCATDIPKTCRRTATRCTSLLQVNSDDLDALAREYGDEYASNVKGWRPGRPPVVWTLPTLHHPRSKKETTA; translated from the coding sequence GTGAGCGCACACGGGACGTTCGGGCCGCGCGCCCATGAGCTGGTGCTAGGCGTGCCCGGCAGCGGCAAGACGACCCTGGTGCGCGCCCTGGTCGAGCGCAGCGGCGCCGCCCGCGTCGTCTACTTCGACCCCGCCGACGACTTCGCCGCCGATGGAGAGGTCTTCTCGCCGGCCGACTTGGAGGCCGAGCCCCGCAACGTGCTCGCCGGCCGCTTCCTCCGGGTCGTCGTGGCCGCCGGCCGCGACCCTGACCGGGACGTCGCCGCCGAGTTCGCCGCCGTCGTGGAGGCGTGCCGTTCCGTGGCCGACCTCGGCGGGCTGGTGCTCGTGGCCGACGAGGTGGGCGACTACTCGCGCCGCGCCGACCAGCACCTAACCCGGCTGCACCGGAACGGTCATCACGACGGCGTGGCATCCGTGTTGGTGAGCCAATGCGCCACCGACATCCCCAAGACGTGCCGGCGCACCGCGACGCGCTGCACCTCGCTCCTCCAAGTCAACTCCGACGACCTCGACGCCCTGGCCCGGGAGTACGGAGACGAGTACGCCAGCAACGTGAAGGGCTGGCGCCCCGGACGGCCCCCCGTCGTCTGGACCCTGCCAACCCTTCACCACCCCCGCAGCAAGAAGGAAACCACCGCATGA